A stretch of DNA from Syngnathus acus chromosome 1, fSynAcu1.2, whole genome shotgun sequence:
actgtatgtataacAAAGTAGTTTTATATACtgtgaaggaatagggtcaaaagacacaaaacccgcctagccacaataacagatacgctgatataagataataacagaggttgctacaacttcacgattcaatatgtatttctgtgcactgcaaaataaatgtcttttgatatgttgcctaaatagcttaatgacccttaaggaactgtgtaatgcatgcctgatgtcttttctctaaatcatggacacggccagagtcgtcttgaccgttcagtacttgattatatcttgtgttttgactaaacgtcatatgtcgcctagatgcgggacgccagcttttcgattactactgaacgctctggacagagggaaatgttttgcctaacaaataaaagatatggtgggaagcatgattaaactaagaatataatgatgtgagcaaagacatggagtatcaaaagaactaactttgcatagtcagggaacagtaatagattaatgatgtgacagccaaaagctcacataaattcgtacaaaatgacaaaagtgaaagaatgaggtacgacagcatatgtgcaaggatggaggcgaatgtttacaggaaggtcacttggagataaaaaccagctggtgccagagggagacagccaaggactcggccaaggatgatcaccaaggccgaaagacgggatggaagacaacagcccccacacacacaccgaatcgtccagaaccagcacccactcccattgaatcaaactctactgcgaactcgccccaccccaacgactcatcacccatcaaactcgccccacaccggcctgtgcaactgaatataagctaaccaaagaaccttgaacgttgccttttctgaatggagactttctgctcttgaaaggcccagcgctgtattgtactttcctgaaaacagagctttcttaacaagaattatgattgaactcaaccaacctgtgtaagtctaatttctgcttcagtgtctttgcattttcctaaatctgaagaaattaaacgagcacgcagtgagtgaattggataacaggtgattggcaatggcttttgccgtgaggcgcagatagcgctccctaaattgtggaccaaatccaacaacaGTAATGTCTGTTCattattcaaaatgtaaaGGCGGGGCCAGTTGAGTGGGGACTGACGTTAGAAAGAGGGAGCGCGGAGGTTGGAAAGGGGGGACTGAGAGTCAGTGCGTATGGGCGTAAATTGTGGCtcttgttgccttttttttttcttcaataaaaAGCGACCAAGTTGCACCAGAGAATGTGTCCATCCTTGACAACAATTAGGGCATTACATCTTCGTATTATAAACATCAAAGCAACAGAACCCACAGTTGCGCATTCAATTCAATCGGAATGGGAAGAATCGAATTTCAATGCTTTCCAAATACCATTTTGCGCCTCAAAGACTTTTTACAAAGTCTtgtaaatggaaaatattaCGTCAATACAGGCGTTTATACGTGAAGTACAgtttggctggctggatgtctacactgccatctagtgggaCCACAATCAAATTACACGACAGTACATTCCATCTTGTTTACAACTCGTCTACTGTCATTCGcaatacagtacagtaaagTGCATTATTTGAATCGCATAGGAAGATATGACTCatattaataatttaaaaaaacaacagcgtTATTGAATCATAATAGCGCTAACATATGTTATATGAGTGATATAAAAATGTTATGTGGGTTGCAcaacagaggaggaggagatttTTCCCCCTTCACTCCTTTTGGACTTGAAGTCCAGACCTCAGAGCAAAAAAGTTTGGTCTGAAAAAAGGTATTGAAGATGAAGAAGCTGTTGGTGTTCCTGCTTTGCTTGGTTTTGACCATCTCCACAGGTAGGAACGAGCAGAAAATGAATCGACTCGAAGGCTCACATCTTCGTAGACTGAATTTGCAGTACGGTTGTGCATTTACGTAAATGCACATGGTGGTATATATACGTCTGTATCCCATATGTGATTATATTAATCCGCCATACAGGATATTCAAACAAACGTGGAAATAATCTATTAATTTTGCTGCATAGCgtctttattttaaacatttgttgtATTCCTAGCTTTGAAACTCTACCTTAATGTAATTTGCACTGCAATACAAATCTAATTCGTGTAAATTACTAGCATAACAGGCACGCACGGTctgtgtttgttatttttgacGAAAAGCAAACATCTGCAGATATTTGACTTCACAGGTAGTTAACGTTTTGCCACGTTGCTGTGAGAGCAGCAGCGCCAGATCTGACTGTGTGTTGACACAGAGAGCTGCGCTCATTTTCACAGCAACTGGGAGAAAACGAGTCCGCCCAGCCGGATGGTGCTGCACGGGCCTGACTCCCTGGGgagtgaggaggaggatgaatgGGCACTTTGTTACCCTACAGCAAATAGCTGCTTCCCCAAAGAAGACTGGTCAGTGAgaaggagagagagggggagtATAGGGGAAAGCGTCAGTGATGTGTTATGTTAGCTAGAAACGGAGGCTCCTTTGGGACCGATTCTAAAGaggattgcaaaaaaaaacgcagAGTATTGCCTagaataacatttttttcatggcctttaaaaaataaaacagagtaCAACATTCTTGCGTTTGCAAAAAGGTTTTAAAtattgtgcgtgcgtgcgtgcgtgcgtgcgtgcgtgcgtgcgcgcgtttGTGCGTGCGAGCGCactagtgtgtgtgtctattaTAAAACCATACAggagtaccgtttttttccatgtataatgcgcaaaatttaactaatttattgtcctaaaatctggggtgcgcattatacatgggtacaattatatatttttttatccggatatcatacggaggccgccattacagatgcactttcttctctgctgttcacttcaaacacgctccatacgaacacaatgctctcgtatcagacgcttgctcgatcacctgctcgtttgctatcacaatgtaccctacacaaatccgaaacatttcttcgctattgagtttgctagcgcatgcgcagtgatactgaccggcagaataacatccggttgttcctaaagatgatcttttttctgaaataattttacgtttacggacttaagtaggagtcaaaatttgggtgcgtattatacatgggtacaggcttttttccagcatcaacatgccatttttagggtgcgtattatacatgggggcgcattatacatggaaaaaaacggtaaacattttatttgattgtgcGTCTTCTCAGATGCCAACCCCATCATCAAGGAAAGCTTTGCTAAGCAGCTTCTGCGCAGCAAGAGACAGGAGAGGCCAAGGACGGCGGGCCACCCAGATGAACCCATGAGGGTGAGGGTCATTCAGCGCACATAAACTGGTATTATTTAACCAAACTGACATTCTCTTCCAATATCCTCCCCCAAATCCTCAGAAGCGCATCATACATTTCCAAGATATGGACAAATATGCATATTTTTGAAAGTCTATAATTTAAATGGAATATCAACACAGTTATGCATTTAATTGagttacaaaagtatgaaCAATGATGGAGCCGTGATTTTTCCTTTGACACCAGCAACTTTGAATGAAACCATCAAGATGtcattaaatgaaataattcacTTTGTGATCCGAGTGCATAAGCTCAGCTTTAATTTCAGAAGTTTCAggaaagtgttttgtttttaaccacCGAATTCTGCTATTTTCAGGGagttaaaaatgtttgaattccATGACTAAACTGCCAGTAGCCGATAGTAATTGTGGATCTGGAAGAAAATCCCTTGCAGCCAATGGTGCTTGAAATACACACGCGTGCGGAAATCCTGAGCGTTCCTCTGGAGATAATGTACCCAGGAGCTCACCTTTCATTTTCTGCTTGCTGtgttttttctgcttttattttttgtcttcgGTACATGAAAAATATTCACCCTGTTTAATAAAGCAAAGGCATTGGACAATGGCCTCCTGAAAATGAAGGCAACCTATTTATCTGACATCATCCTAATTGTGTGCTTTAATTTGTACAACCAGCTATCAAAGCTTGGGAGCAAGTCCAATCATGTTTTAGGGCTTGActaatttttacttttaatctGAGTTGTCACCACCAGATAAGAGAACATTTCACaggtttttgtttcatcatgACTTCCTGCTTGTTTTACCATGCATGCATCAGTATCATTGCTGCTGTTAGACGCCACATGTAAATGCTGCTCATTCATTTCCTCTTGTAATAATTCATTTGCTTCACTTGTTTTTGCCATGCACCTGCACCACCATTTGTCAATCTGTCTACATCAGGAGCACATGCTTCACATGCAAGCTCTGGACCAGAGAGCGCAGGAGACCAACATGGAGCACTGGCTCAACCCTCACTGCTACCCACGCTGTGACAGGAACTATGGCTACCCTGTCTGACGATCCATGAACATAAAGGTCGCCAGAAGTCTGCACCTCTGTGTCATATTTAACACAAAAACCAccgtatataaaaaaaaacattgacaaaaGTGCAATCAAACAGTGATCTAAATTCAACTAACATAACAAAATcaaagtgttaaaaaaaacacgttaaAGACAGTTCTCTCAGTTCTCTCCTATATGAATAAAGCGCCCCCAAAAGGTGGTTTATAATGAAATATGATACGATCATTTTTCTCCCTTCTTTCAGAATCGCCGCTTCTCAAAGATGTTCACAATAGAAAACGAAGGCtcgtgttttatttattattttatatattttatagcGTCAGCTGGAATTCCGTTAATCACTCAATTTCCCCAATAAGAAACATGTTAGCCACAAGGCTTGTGGTGGCCCTTACACAAAATAATGGTGAACTGTTTAAAAATTATATatcttttcttattttgacTCTTTCCAGGTTTAGAAAACACtccctgaaaaataaatacatttctgcCTAAAGCAAGCGGTTTTAGACCGGCATGCAATAATAAATCACGAGAGGGAATGACtttctgatgaaaaaaaaaaagtcataaattcaaatttcacTCAACTGGATGAATTGTTGATGTTTGAATTGTCTTGTCTCCGCAGAGAAAAAGCGGCGCCGCCTCGGTAAAACGAAATGGAAAGACTTCTTCAAACGGATCCGTCAATACAAGTGAATGGATAGTGAATATATAATGGATCTTGGCTGTCTTAATAATGCATGTTCGTTTCTTAGAATATATGTATTTCCAGTTGTTATCCTATATCATAATATGGTGTGTGGAATgagtgaataaaaaatataacaatCACG
This window harbors:
- the c1h17orf67 gene encoding uncharacterized protein C17orf67 homolog — its product is MKKLLVFLLCLVLTISTDANPIIKESFAKQLLRSKRQERPRTAGHPDEPMREHMLHMQALDQRAQETNMEHWLNPHCYPRCDRNYGYPV